A section of the Chryseobacterium scophthalmum genome encodes:
- the rpsE gene encoding 30S ribosomal protein S5 encodes MLGLDNIERVKPGGLELKDRLVAVNRVTKVTKGGRAFGFSAIVVVGDEAGTIGFGLGKSKEVASAIAKAVEDAKKNLVKVPVMNHTIPHQTTARYGGADIFLRPASHGTGLIAGGAVRAVLESAGIHDILSKSKGSSNPHNVVKATFKALLDIRRPEEIARMRGVSLTKVFNG; translated from the coding sequence ATGTTAGGACTAGATAATATAGAAAGAGTAAAACCGGGAGGATTAGAACTTAAAGATCGTCTCGTAGCTGTTAATAGAGTAACAAAAGTAACTAAAGGAGGTAGAGCTTTCGGATTTTCTGCAATTGTTGTTGTAGGAGACGAAGCTGGAACTATCGGTTTTGGTTTAGGAAAATCTAAGGAAGTTGCTTCTGCTATTGCTAAGGCGGTAGAAGATGCTAAGAAAAACTTAGTAAAAGTTCCTGTAATGAACCATACTATCCCTCACCAGACTACTGCAAGATACGGTGGTGCAGATATCTTCTTGAGACCTGCTTCTCACGGTACAGGTCTTATCGCAGGTGGTGCGGTAAGAGCGGTATTAGAATCTGCTGGTATTCACGATATCCTTTCAAAATCTAAAGGATCTTCAAACCCTCACAATGTAGTAAAGGCAACTTTCAAAGCATTGTTAGACATCAGAAGACCAGAAGAAATTGCAAGAATGAGAGGAGTTTCTCTAACTAAAGTGTTTAACGGTTAA
- the rplR gene encoding 50S ribosomal protein L18, with amino-acid sequence MALSKLEKRIRIKRRVRGKISGSADLPRLSVYKSNKEIYAQLIDDKDGKTLASASSREKGVDANGTKSEVSAAVGKAIAAKALAAGIETIVFDRNGFVYHGRVKALADGAREGGLKF; translated from the coding sequence ATGGCACTAAGTAAATTAGAAAAAAGAATAAGAATCAAAAGAAGAGTAAGAGGAAAAATCTCTGGATCTGCTGATTTGCCAAGATTATCTGTATATAAGAGTAATAAGGAAATTTACGCTCAGTTAATCGACGATAAAGACGGAAAAACTTTAGCTTCAGCTTCTTCTAGAGAGAAAGGCGTTGATGCTAACGGAACAAAAAGTGAAGTTTCTGCTGCTGTAGGTAAAGCAATCGCTGCTAAAGCCCTTGCTGCAGGAATCGAAACTATTGTATTTGATAGAAACGGATTCGTATATCACGGAAGAGTTAAGGCTCTAGCTGATGGTGCGAGAGAAGGAGGACTTAAATTCTAA
- the rplF gene encoding 50S ribosomal protein L6: protein MSRIGKAIITIPAGITVSEKEGVVTVKGPKGELSQELTEGITIEQNEGTLTVNRPSDAKQHRALHGLYRALIANMIVGVEKGFEKKLELVGVGYRASHAGQKLELALGFSHGIVLELPSEVKVDTLTEKGKNPIITLTSHDNQLLGMVAAKIRSFRKPEPYKGKGVKFVGEIVRRKAGKSA from the coding sequence ATGTCAAGAATTGGTAAAGCAATTATAACAATTCCAGCTGGTATCACAGTTTCTGAAAAAGAAGGTGTAGTTACAGTAAAAGGTCCTAAAGGAGAACTTTCTCAGGAGCTTACAGAAGGAATTACTATTGAGCAAAACGAAGGTACGTTAACTGTTAACAGACCATCTGATGCTAAACAACACAGAGCACTTCACGGTTTATACAGAGCGTTGATCGCTAATATGATCGTTGGTGTTGAAAAAGGTTTCGAAAAGAAACTAGAATTAGTAGGGGTAGGATACAGAGCTTCTCACGCAGGTCAAAAACTTGAGTTAGCTTTAGGATTCTCTCACGGTATCGTTTTAGAACTTCCTAGCGAAGTGAAAGTTGATACATTGACTGAAAAAGGTAAAAACCCAATTATTACTTTAACGTCTCACGACAACCAACTTCTAGGGATGGTAGCTGCAAAGATCAGATCTTTCAGAAAACCTGAGCCATACAAAGGAAAAGGTGTGAAATTCGTAGGAGAAATTGTAAGACGTAAAGCTGGTAAATCTGCTTAA
- the rpsH gene encoding 30S ribosomal protein S8 has translation MVTDPISDFLTRVRNAQSAGHKVVEIPASKIKKEITKILFDQGYILNFKFEENAVQGNIKIALKYDKQTNKPAIKSIQRASRPGLRQYKGSGELPRVLNGLGISIISTSKGVMTDKKAREEKVGGEVICYVY, from the coding sequence ATGGTAACAGATCCAATTTCAGATTTCCTAACTAGAGTAAGGAACGCACAAAGCGCAGGCCACAAAGTGGTGGAAATTCCTGCATCGAAAATCAAAAAGGAGATTACAAAGATTTTATTTGATCAAGGGTATATCTTAAACTTTAAGTTTGAAGAGAACGCTGTTCAAGGAAACATCAAAATCGCTTTGAAGTACGATAAGCAAACTAACAAACCAGCTATTAAATCTATCCAAAGAGCTTCTAGACCAGGTTTGAGACAGTACAAAGGTTCAGGTGAACTTCCAAGAGTACTAAACGGTTTGGGTATTTCTATCATCTCTACTTCTAAAGGAGTAATGACTGACAAGAAAGCTAGAGAAGAGAAAGTAGGTGGTGAAGTAATCTGCTATGTTTATTAA
- the rpsN gene encoding 30S ribosomal protein S14: MAKESMKARERKREATVAKYAEKRKALKEAGDYEGLQKLPKNASPVRLHNRCKLTGRPRGYMRTFGISRVTFREMANNGLIPGVKKASW, translated from the coding sequence ATGGCTAAAGAATCAATGAAAGCGCGTGAGCGCAAAAGAGAAGCTACTGTAGCTAAATACGCTGAAAAAAGAAAGGCTCTTAAAGAAGCAGGTGATTATGAAGGACTTCAAAAATTACCAAAAAACGCTTCACCTGTAAGATTACACAACAGATGTAAATTAACAGGTAGACCAAGAGGTTACATGAGAACTTTCGGTATTTCAAGAGTAACTTTCAGAGAAATGGCCAACAACGGTCTTATCCCGGGAGTGAAAAAAGCTAGTTGGTAA
- the rplE gene encoding 50S ribosomal protein L5, whose translation MEYIARPKKAYKETIVPAMMEEFGYKSVMQVPRLEKIILSQGLGDATADKKIIDYAVEELTNITGQKAVGTISKKDEAAFKLRKGMPVGAKVTLRATKMYEFLDRLTSSALPRIRDFSGIKADGFDGRGNYNLGITEQIIFPEIAIDKVKKIQGMDITFVTTAKTDKEAKALLTHFGLPFKKN comes from the coding sequence ATGGAATATATAGCAAGACCCAAAAAAGCATATAAAGAAACGATTGTTCCTGCAATGATGGAAGAATTCGGATACAAATCAGTAATGCAAGTACCAAGACTAGAGAAAATTATTTTATCTCAAGGTTTAGGAGACGCTACTGCTGATAAAAAGATCATCGATTATGCTGTAGAAGAACTTACAAATATCACTGGTCAAAAGGCTGTTGGTACTATCTCTAAGAAAGATGAAGCTGCTTTCAAATTAAGAAAAGGTATGCCTGTAGGTGCTAAGGTAACTCTTAGAGCTACAAAAATGTACGAATTCTTAGACAGATTAACTTCTTCTGCTTTGCCACGTATCAGAGATTTTTCTGGTATCAAAGCTGATGGTTTCGACGGTAGAGGTAACTATAACTTAGGTATTACTGAGCAGATTATCTTCCCTGAGATCGCAATCGACAAAGTAAAGAAAATCCAAGGGATGGACATTACTTTCGTTACTACTGCGAAAACAGACAAAGAAGCTAAAGCATTATTAACTCACTTCGGTTTACCATTCAAAAAGAACTAA